A region from the Sander vitreus isolate 19-12246 chromosome 1, sanVit1, whole genome shotgun sequence genome encodes:
- the LOC144517691 gene encoding fibulin-7-like yields MIAAIVITLLCFCSLHPTFGQDCPSRQEIQGSLKQVQKLLSAHEASYLQSLRNLKKKINLLQSSTGKQTTRAINSTCPKLDAPINGRKLGKSHGVGHEVHVLCDPGYELVGSESRVCQESLTWSGQQPTCRDINECASSPCQNGGTCVDEVNHFSCVCAKGWAGATCQSPMPTFFVTMTNTSAATSPATAAAATLPAATTGPFVRPSRCTIVQGTTHCTCEPGYTISGRDSNTCTDIDECELFHNGQAGRLCLHTCVNTPGGYRCSCPVGYNVTRDGRSCKDIDECATRQNNCTKDQMCINTYGGFQCIRVDCPKIPNATYVKTSPMRCERNPCPVDNKACSQTPNSFSYHYLAAVSNLSAPRVMFRVSALRPMGDTLRFSLLGGRQARRHFTVQRSDRVTGQLMLASPVQGPATLEAEVEMSELERRVQLGRYITKVTMFVSQYEF; encoded by the exons ATGATTGCTGCGATTGTCATCACCTTGTTGTGTTTCTGCTCGCTCCATCCTACTTTTGGACAG GACTGCCCTAGTAGACAGGAAATACAGGGCTCTCTAAAGCAAGTCCAGAAGCTTCTCTCAGCCCATGAAGCCTCTTACTTGCAGAGTCTTCGCAAcctaaagaagaaaataaacctGTTGCAGAGCAGCACGGGGAAGCAGACCACCAGAGCAATCAACA GTACCTGCCCAAAACTGGACGCGCCTATCAATGGGAGGAAACTCGGCAAGTCACACGGCGTGGGCCATGAGGTTCACGTTCTGTGTGACCCTGGTTATGAGCTTGTTGGATCAGAGAGCAGGGTTTGTCAAGAGAGCCTGACCTGGAGCGGCCAGCAGCCCACTTGCCGAG ACATCAATGAGTGTGCATCCTCTCCGTGCCAGAATGGTGGGACATGTGTGGATGAAGTGAACCACTTCTCTTGTGTCTGTGCCAAAGGCTGGGCTGGAGCTACCTGCCAGAGCCCCATGCCAACAT TCTTTGTCACCATGACAAACACCTCTGCCGCCACCTCCCCagccaccgctgctgctgctaccttGCCAGCTGCCACCACTGGGCCCTTTGTCCGTCCATCACGTTGCACTATCGTGCAGGGGACCACCCACTGCACCTGTGAGCCAGGATACACCATCTCTGGCAGGGACAGCAACACCTGCACTG ATATAGATGAATGTGAGCTGTTCCATAATGGCCAGGCTGGGAGACTGTGTTTACATACTTGTGTTAACACTCCTGGAGGCTACCGCTGTTCCTGTCCCGTTGGATACAATGTGACCCGTGATGGACGCAGCTGTAAAG ATATTGATGAGTGTGCCACCAGACAGAACAACTGCACAAAGGACCAGATGTGCATTAATACGTATGGCGGTTTCCAGTGTATCCGCGTGGACTGTCCCAAAATCCCTAATGCAACATATGTCAAGACGTCGCCTAT GCGTTGTGAACGTAACCCCTGTCCTGTGGACAACAAGGCATGTTCTCAGACCCCAAATTCCTTCTCCTACCATTACCTGGCTGCAGTGTCCAACCTTTCAGCTCCTCGCGTCATGTTCAGGGTCTCAGCATTACGTCCAATGGGTGACACGCTTCGCTTCTCCCTGCTGGGGGGAAGGCAAGCTCGGCGCCACTTCACAGTCCAGCGTTCAGACCGTGTGACAGGTCAGCTGATGCTGGCGAGCCCCGTGCAGGGCCCTGCCACGCTGGAGGCAGAAGTGGAGATGAGCGAGCTGGAGAGACGAGTCCAGCTGGGGAGGTACATTACCAAAGTCACCATGTTTGTTTCCCAGTATGAGTTCTAG
- the LOC144517702 gene encoding C-type lectin domain family 18 member A-like, whose translation MGSRTASKFVVLCLLLPFIHANRIIPETPELQKSAIPVLGVKEHSQIVAQHNRLRSRVKPMAADMQKMEWNEKLALLAKERAASCHTDSPPQHSSSFRHVGWNTHLSAYGVTSFSDAIHSWFEEGKDFLYLSGQCRENATCQHYTQLVWASSGHVGCASQLCLREGDLWEMFVCAYYPGGNWEVNGQLVMPYKMGLYCSLCTSSMSGCFRLWDHVGGLCEIPKNPCRMSCGQHGHLNISSCKCTCDPGFTGRLCQVRCSVQCVHGRFKEEECSCLCDVGYGGAECAEKVQFPFHSCDVMIDGDCFMVSSEADSYYGAKSHCQERAGILAQIHNQKVQDILAFYLSQLETSNEVTNSDFETRNFWIGLTYKPLKDSFRWDTGEIPRFSSFAFGQPDNQGFGNCVELQASSAFNWNDQRCKTQNRYICLHAAEHIARWEDGR comes from the exons ATGGGGTCTAGAACAGCGTCCAAGTTTGTCGTTTTGTGCCTGCTGCTCCCGTTTATCCACGCGAACCGGATTATCCCAGAAACACCGGAGCTCCAGAAGTCCGCCATCCCCG TGCTCGGGGTGAAGGAGCACTCGCAGATTGTTGCCCAGCACAATAGACTGCGCAGCCGAGTCAAACCCATGGCAGCTGACATGCAAAAAATG GAGTGGAATGAGAAGTTGGCGTTACTTGCGAAGGAGAGGGCAGCATCGTGTCACACAGACTCGCCTCCTCAACACTCCTCATCTTTCAGACACGTTGGCTGGAACACACATCTCTCTGCTTATGGTGTCACATCATTTTCTGATGCCATTCACTCTTGGTTTGAGGAGGGGAAAGATTTTCTCTACTTGAGTGGGCAATGTAGGGAGAACGCCACCTGTCAACACTATACACAG TTGGTGTGGGCCTCTTCGGGTCATGTGGGCTGTGCCAGCCAGCTGTGTCTGAGAGAAGGAGACCTCTGGGAGATGTTTGTCTGTGCATATTACCCTGG GGGTAACTGGGAGGTGAATGGTCAGCTGGTGATGCCTTATAAGATGGGCCTGTACTGCTCTCTCTGCACCTCTTCAATGTCTGGCTGCTTTAGACTGTGGGACCATGTTGGTGGATTATGTG AGATTCCAAAGAATCCGTGTCGAATGAGCTGTGGTCAGCACGGCCATCTTAACATCTCATCCTGCAAGTGCACGTGTGACCCGGGCTTTACCGGACGCCTCTGCCAGG TACGgtgcagtgtgcagtgtgtacaCGGTCGTTTCAAAGAAGAAGAATGCTCTTGCTTGTGTGATGTTGGCTATGGTGGTGCTGAGTGTGCAG AGAAAGTGCAGTTTCCCTTCCACAGCTGTGATGTGATGATAGATGGTGATTGCTTCATGGTGTCATCAGAAGCTGACTCCTACTATGGAGCCAAGAGTCACTGTCAG GAACGAGCAGGTATTCTAGCTCAGATCCACAATCAGAAGGTTCAGGACATCCTGGCGTTTTATCTCAGTCAACTGGAGACAAGCAACGAGGTCACCAACTCTGACTTTGAGACACGAAATTTCTGGATTG GTTTGACATATAAGCCTCTGAAAGACTCATTTCGCTGGGACACAGGAGAGATCCCTAGATTCAGCAGCTTTGCCTTTGGGCAACCTGACAACCAAGG CTTTGGAAACTGTGTCGAGCTGCAGGCGTCAAGTGCCTTTAACTGGAACGACCAGCGATGTAAAACGCAGAACCGATACATTTGCCTGCATG cTGCAGAGCACATTGCCCGGTGGGAGGATGGCAGGTGA